The genomic DNA CGCGCGGATCGTGCGTGCCTTCGATGTCGGCTTGTAGACGGGCGGTCAGGGATTCAAGGAAAGCCGGGATCATCGCGGCTTGAGGGCGGACTTTTTCACCGGCGATCTTTGCGAGGACCGGCACGCAGGCATCGGTGACGATCTTCTTGCCGCTGAGATACAACTCATGCCCGGCGTAGTCGCCGAGACGCGCCTTGGCCCATGCACGCTGTTCCGCCTTGCCGGGGATTTGCTGGGACGCCGCGTGGAGGAGGTCGGCGGTCGCCTTGCAGGTCGCAGCACCGCGCACGGAGGCGATGTGGCTATTCAAGACATCTTCGGCCTTGGCCAACGTGGCCGGCAGGCCGTCCACGGCTGTCTGGTAACGGGCCAAGGCGAGGGGAGTGCCGATCTTCTTCTCAAGCAGGTAGGCTTGGATCTCGCGGCATGCCTCCTTGTCTTGCGGAACGGGTTTGGAGAGGGCTGTCTTCGCGAACATCTCGTGCACATGCAGGAGAAAGACCGGGCAGCCCGGTTTGTTGATGGCGGCCTGCCGTTCGGCCAGCCATTGGATCAGCCGCAGTTGCGTCCGCGGATCGAAGTCGGCGGCGGCTTCGGTCAAGAGGATGTTGTAGGGGTTGAGGTCCAGCCCGCTCTTCACCAGTTCGAGTCCATTGGCCTGTCGGTCATCGGGGGAAAGCAGGCTCCACAAGCGGGCCGCCATCATCGAGTCGAGGAACGCCGGCATCCCGAAATTAACGGCGAAGCCAGTGGTGGCGGCGCGGCGGGGAGAGGTCAGGGTGGCGGCGGGATTGCTGAAGGGCCACAGCACCGGAGAGAGTCCGCTGCCGAACTGATAGGTGTTCGTCGCGGCGTCAAAGCGGACGCCGGTGGTGCCGCAGTGCCCGGGCTCACGAGTGGTGGCAGCGGGGCGGCCCAAGGCTAATTGGGTACGCACGCTAACGCCAGAGACGACGCCGCAGACACCGCCATCCTTGCACATCATCTGCACCGAGCCATAGCCGAAATCCAATGGCGCAACCGAGCGGGCACGCAGCAGGTCAGGCTTCTGCGCGATGCTGCCGACATAGGCCGGGCCGCCCTTGGTGGCGCGGCCGGTATCGCGATAGTTTTCCCAGATCTCCTGACACTCCCGCAGCGGGTCGCGTTGGGTGGCGAGCAGGACCAGTGCCGGCCACGGGGCCTTCAGCGGAAAGATCGGCCAGGTGCGCTGGGTTTCCTTCGCGAAGACGTGCTGGTCGTTGCGGATGAGGAACGCGCAGGTTTCGGCCAAGGTGGGGACGGGATCCCGCTCAGGCAGCAAGCCTTTCGCCAGATAGGTTTTGCGGAACATCTCGGAGGCTTGGACGGTCGGCCCCATCTTCGCATACAAGCTCGGGTTCGGCGGCAGGCAATCGACCCGCGCGCTCTGGTCGCGCTCCTCCATGTAGGTATTGAACTGCTGCTGCAGCTCCTTGCTCTTGATCACATCCGCCCCGACCATCGGGCGGTTGCGTTTTTCCACCGTGACGGGATCGCCTTTCTTGGCGGGTTTGATTTTGACTTCGTATTCCAGCGGTTTGCTGTTGAGGAAATTGATGATGTGATCGTTCACATCCAACTCGCGCGTGGGATCCTTGGTGTCGACTGGCTTGAGCGGATTGGGAGGAATGACCAGCTTCATCACCGTGCGGCCGGTGAGGCTCACGCCAAGGGCGGCGAGATCCTTGGCGTCGGCATTGCTCACCGCCATGGCCAAGGCGAGCTGGGTGTATTGCTTGCGAACGACCTCGGAACCCAAGTCCAAGTCCAGCGAACGGAGGATGCGCAGCACGTTGGCCGGCCGGCTCTTGATCCCATATACCGTGGCTTCCACGAGCGGGTCGGAATCCACCCAGGCGAGAAAGTCCGGGGGCAGGGTTTCGCCGGCGGCGGCCAGCTCCGCCGCGGCCTGCGCTTTGGAAAAGGCAAGGAACGCGGCGCGCACCTCGGGCGTGAAGCGATGATCTCCTTCCACCCACGCCGCATGGAGGAACTGGCCCGCGGGCAAGGATTCTAACAGCGTTGCCGCGGCGACATCTGCCGGCGCGGGCGCGGATGGGATGCTCACTGCTTGGGCCTTGAGACGCCCCGAAGAGGAGGCCATCAGACAGCACAGCGCGAGGAGAACGGAGTTTTTCATGACGATGGAGGAGAGGAGCAGCGGGGCAACGCGCCGCCGCCGCGAGGACACCGGCAAGAGCCGGATTCCATTGCCTTTCAGTGAACATGATTCCGGCCTCGCTTCACAATGGACCAACCTCGGAAAAAGATGGACGAACCTAGGCTTCAGTTGCTGGACGTTCAAAAGAATGGCACACCGGTGGTAATCGGTTCTGGCGATGATACACGCCAGCATTTCGATTTCCTTCGCTGCTCCGATTTCTGCAACCTCGAAGTTACTGCCAGAAGGTGCAGTGCATTCGAAATGAAGCCACTGAGCTCGCCCCATTGTTTTCACTCCATGCTCGCACTGCCTTGTCTTGCCATCGCCACGGCATGCTTTGCTGGTGCCGCAGAAGAAAAACCTTCCCTCGCGAAACCCGCGCCACCGGCTCCGGTTTTAGCTCCTCTCGCAGAGACCGATCTGATCGGTGCGTGGGTGGGAGTGGTCGGCCTTGAGGCAGCACCCACCACCGTCCTCCTCGCTTTCTATCGCGACAAGAAGGCAGCCCTGATATTCTTCCAGCCTGCGGACGATATCGATCCGAAGGGCAAGCAGGGTCTCACCTACGATTACCCCACGACCGGTAACTGGAAGATGAAGGACGGCGCGGTGATATTCACGCCCGATCCCGAGGAACATCCGGACGCGGAGTCGATCCAACTTGAGATCACCAAGCCCGCCAAGGACCGCCTGGTGCTCAACCTGGGAGAGCAAGGCAAGCAAGCCGTCAAGGTCAAGATGGCTCCCGCCACGGACCGGGAACTGAAGCGTTGGTTCGACGGCAAGCGCCCCGAGTGATCCACCGCAACAATCACATCGCCATGAAATCCCGACTTGCCTCGCTCCTCAGGCGCCTCGCCGTCTTGTCCTTGCTCGCGTTTCCCTCCTGCACGGGTTTCCCGGGCTCGACCAAGGACGTGTCCCTCGATCCGCGCGTGGCGGTTTATCTGCAGGAGCCGCGTCAATTGGTGAAGTCCTGCGACTTGTTAGGGGAGGGGCGTTCGGCCGTGCTGATCGAGCATGGGAAGCGCAATCGCAGGCACGAAGGGCTGGCGCTGCAGCAGGTGTTGCCAGTTGGCACCCGGGTGGATCTCACGCGCATCCAACGGATCCACGGAGACGGCTTCGTGTTGTTCAAGGCTACCGGGCGGGCCTATCCCGCGAATCATCCCGATGGCCTGCCCTTCACCTACAAATGGGGCTTCGGCGGTATGTCACCCCAAGCGCCGTGGGAACCGCCGGGCCAGCGGTTGAAGAAGCAACTGGGTCTCGAATAGCCTTTGGCTTGCGGAGATTGGAACGCCGCGCGGATTGCTCCGCGCGGCGTCGTCAGTTTCCCCTACCTCGACCGGGGAAATCTTGAGGGTCACTCCGCAGTGAAGATGGCGGCGAAGCCATTGGAGGCAGCGACGGGGAACGTGAGAGTCGTCTTGTGATCTACTTGCCGTTGGTTGATGCGCACCTTGGTGGTGGTGGCGATCGAGGGATCATCCACGAAGCTCTCCGCCCGATAAGTCGCGGAGGGATCGAGGAAAGCGAGCGGGACGTCGAAGGTCCGCGCGGTGGAACCGTTGAGCCCAGCCAGGAACCAGACCTTGCCCTTGCGCCGCGCTATGGTGGCGTGGCTGCCGGGATAGCCGTCGATGACCCGCGTCTCATCCCAAGTCGTGGGCAAGCGGTCGAAGAAGGTCAGCTCGGGGACCTCCTCAAGCACCGACGCCGCGTTGCCGGCTCCGCCGACTTGCGGCGCACCGGCCGGGCGATCATACCAATAGAGGAACTGCCAGGGGCTGAAGATGCACACCGACTTGGCAAGCTGCGAAGCATGCGAGCCCATCTTTTTGACGCGCGGCGCGAAGTAGCAGTTGGTCTGGTCACCCGCGCCCACCAGTCCGCGGACGAAGACGCTATTTAGCACGGCCGCATTGCTGGGGGATTCCTCATCGCCGCGGATGCCTTCCACGGTCATCAGGTTCGGATAGGTCCGCGAGGTTCCGCTTGGCCGGAAGTCATCGTGGATGTCCACCATCAGTTGATGGTCTCCACATTTCTTCACGGCATGGTGCAGCCAGCGGGTGGCCGATTGAGATCCGACCGTGACGAAGCCGAACTTCATGCCGGCAACTCCCCACGACTGATAGAGGGGAACGATCTTGTCGAGCTGCGGCCCCAGCGACCGCTGGTTGACGTAGAGAATGACATCGACGCCTTTCTTTTTGCCGTAGGCGATGACTGCTGGCAGATCGAGCGGGCCGGGCGAACGCTTGGGATCGAGGTTGACCTTGCTGGCGTCGGATGCGGCGCTGTTTTCCGGTCCATACCAACCGGCGTCGAACATGATGTATTCGAGCTTGTGGGCGGCGGCGAAATCGATGCTGGCCATGGAGCCCTGCGTGGTCAGCGTGACTTCGCGTAGCACCTTGCCGGGGCGGATCCACGAGGTGTCGGCCAGTTTGGACGGCTCATTCAGATTGAGCACGAAATGATTCCCTTCGAGCAAAGCGCCCGGGGTCGGGGCGACACGAACGAAGCGCCACGCGCTGGTGAATGATCCGGAGAATGCCATCCGGCCCGCAATCTTGCAGTCCAAGGTAGAGGTGCCGCTACGGGTGTAACCCATCCTCGATCCATCGATCAGTGCGGCTTCTCCGAGAGCGGCGAAAAGATCGGCTGCCACCTCTGCCAGCACCGGGCTGACGGATGACTTCATCTTGGTGACCGGAACCTTGGAGATGTGGCCTTGGGTCGAGCCGGAGATCCATACCTGGGTGGCTTCGGGCAAGGGGAAGCTGGTGAACTCTCCCATCACGGTGCCGTCGCCATCGATCAGGTAACGCAGGGCAACGCCTTCGTCATAGACCCGGATCTGGAGCTTCACGCCGAACTTTCCGTGGTCGGAATGGGAGAGCGTAAGGGTCTCCTCGCGATAGTGGTCGGGCACTTCGGAACGCTCACCGAAACGATCGGACCATTTGGTATGGATGGTCTTCTCGGCCACCTTTTGGATGGTTCCTTCATCAGCGACCACGGTGGTTTCACCGATCTGGATTCCCAAGTTGCCGCGGGTGATCACCGGCCGGCCGGAATATGTCACGTTGTGGCTCAAGTCCTGAGTCGCCTCGTCGCGTTCGAGCGTGAAGACCAAGGCCCCGTTCGGGCTGGCAAGGGTGCGTTCGACCACGACGGCGGCGGAGAGCGGCAGTGCTCCGATCAAAGGCAGCGCAAGCAGGACGGTTGGATTCAGGATATGCATAGGTAACGATGACTAGATTTACCGGGGACGGCGGCGGCGCAGCAGGGCGAGAACGCCGATCCCGCCGAGGAGTGCGGCCTTGGGTTCAGGAATAACCACGACGTTGAGGCTGCCGAGTTCGAAATAGGCGGACTTCCCTCCACCGAGATCAAAGGCATTCGCGATGCCGAAGTTGGCGAGATTGGCGGTGTGAACCGTCGCCGTCCCGTCGATCAGCGAGTAGATGCCGTTTGCCACGGAGCTATTCAAGCCTATCAGGTCATCCACTCCGAAGCCCACGAAGGTGACGCCGGCACCACCGGTGCCGTTCACGGTCAGGGTCTCGGTGGTGCTGAAAACAAACCTAGCGCCATCCTCAAAGTGAAGGGCTCCGCCGCCGATGGTGCCATCGCCCCCGAGAGTGCCTGCGGCACCGACCGTGACGGCAGTGTTGCCGAGCGAGCCGGTGATCAGGAGCGTGCCGGCGGAAATCGTGGTCCCTCCGGTGTAAGTGCTGTTGCCTCCGAGAGTTTGGGTGCCGTTACCGATCTTGGTAAACGCGAGAGTGCCAGTGCCGCCGTTGATCAGCACTCCGTCGTAGGTGGCGGTGGCGTCTCCGTCGCCGACGGTAAGGGTCGATGCCGTGGCACTCAGTGAATTCCTCACCGTGCCAGTCGCCCCGGAAAGCCCGTTGATGGTTTCCGACTTGCCGTTCATGTTCAGCGTGCCGCCGTTCATGAGCAGGTTGCCTGCACCGGCTCCGGTGCCGTGGGCGATGGCGTCTCCGTTGGTCGCCGTCAGGGTTGTGGTCGTATTGCTCGAGAACTTCCACTTTCCGCCGCTGGCGGTGGTTCCGAGGTTGATGTTGCCGCCGGTGCTGGCGTTCTCGAAGGTCCCGGAGTAGCCCGACATGCTGCCCGAAAGGGTCAGCGTCACCGCCCCTGATGTGAGGTAGGTGAGGTTGCCGGTGCCGGAAATGGCTCCGCTCAGGGTGGGAGCAACGGAGATGGTACTGCTGATGACGCTGGCTGCGTCGACTTGAATGTTCCTGCTGGAGCCGGTGCCACCATTGTTAAAATAGGCCCCCCCTATGAGAATGACCTTGTTGTTAACGTTGCCGAGAAAGGAAGTGGTATGGAGTTTCCCTCCGAGGACCGTGACATCACCGACGAAGTCGTTGTTGGCGTTGCTCAGGTAAAGCCGGTCGCCTGCAACGACACTGGTGCTGGTGGCGCTTCCGTTGAGGACCAGTCCGCCGTTGATAGTACCGGTGATCTTCTGACTCAGATTGATGCTGGTGGTGACCCCGAGGGCATCGAAGGCCAGAACGCTGTCCGAATACGTGCCGACAAAGGAGAGATTGTTAGTGCCCGTGAAAGTCGCGGCGCTTGTCAGCTTGATCTGATTGACGCTGATGGCCGTGGCAGCGACCCCGCTGACGGTGCCGGCCGTGCCGCCGAAGATCGCGCTACTTCCATTGACCCAGTTTCCCAAGGTGCCCGTGGCCGATCCGTCGCGCCAGGTTCCGGCGGTGTTCCAACTGCCTCCGCCGCCGGTGCCTGCTGTGACGCCATTCGCATCCCAGTAGAAGTCGGCGGCGCGGGAGTTGTCGCAGAGGCCAAGCACGATCAGTGGCAGGGTGAGGGTGCGGGCGGCGATTTTGCTAGCCGCGATGGCGGGACGGGAGGGCTTCATGTGCTTGCTTTGAAAAGGATTCGAGGAGCAGGGCGGGGAGGGGATTGCCCTTGAACGAGGGCATAGGCGCAGGCCGCATCATTTCGCGGGGTAATCTGGAAGTTTCGCGCTGCGGGAAGGTTTTTTCGATTTCGAGACACAGGAACTGCGGCGGCTCGACGCCGGCGGCCGTGGAAGGATGGGCTTTGAAGCTGAACGCCGGTTCCCGCCGATCGCCAACTGGATCGCCAGCCGGGCATTTGAACGCGCGATCGTCCGAGGAACAGTAGGCCCACCGGCGGCACAACCCAGTGCACCATCTGGTCGGGGAGAATTATCAAGGGGGAATCCCTCGCAAGCGTTCATGGTTCTTCCGGTTATCAGCGGGGCGGAAAACCACGGGCCGCTTCCATGAAATCCAATCACCGATGCCGTGTCTGAAACAATGGACCTTTCATGGAAAAAGATGGACGAATCCACGTTTTGTCACCGTATGGTGTGTTTGGATGCCGAAGGTTCGGAACAAACTGGCTCTGCCCCCTCCCTCCTCCCGGGTGGCTGAAGGATTTGCGGGACAGCGCCTGCTGATCGTCCCGCAAGACCGGCTCCGGAGAGGAGAAGCCCTGCCCGTGATCCGCGATCTGCAGGTCACTCACATCGGCCACTTCAACAGCGCGCGAAACCACTTCGTATACCGGCGCAAAGGCTGTCCCCATTTCGTTCTCATCTATTGCTTGGCCGGTGCGGGCCACTGCAAGTACCGCGGCCAGACATGGGACATCGGTTCCGGCGGTCTTATCCTGCTGCCTCCCGACGAGGCTCACTCTTACTTCGCCGACGCGGCGGATCCCTGGAGCATTTTTTGGGTTCATTTCACCGGCCATCGCGCCGCGGACTACGTTGAAGCTCTCGCCCTCACCGGGGATAGCCCGCTGTTGGAGGTGCCGAAGGAGGCCGCCATGCAACAGGCATTCGAGGAAACCTATCGCCACGCCCTCGACGGATTCTCGGAATCCGGGTTGCTCGGACTGACCACCGGCTTGTCCCGTCTTATCGGGCTCGCGCGCGTTTATTCGTCATCGGGCAGTGCACGTGCACGGCGCACGGAGGACCGGGTGTTGACCTCCATCCGTCAGCTCCAGGACGAGCCGACCCGTGATTGGCGGATTGAAGAGCTCGCCGCGGCGGCCGGCATGTCACTCGCCCATTTCACCGACCGCTTCCACAAGCAGGCCGGCTGCCCGCCGAAACAGTTTCTCATTCGCCTGCGACTTCAAATTGCCTCGGCATTGATGCAGGAATCCGGTCTCACCGTGGCCCAGATCGCCACCCAGGTCGGCTATGAGGATCCCTATTATTTCAGCCGCTTGTTCCGCCGTCACACGGGTCAATCACCACGCGCCCATCGCCGCGAACTGGGGATCCACATGTCCTAGCCGGTGAAAGGTTGGCTTGTTAGGCAGCGATAAATCCCGGCCACGTCTGTTAGGGCTTTCGAGCCGCGAAGTGTCCGGGGATTTCTGATGCGGATGGCGTGTGATCGTAGCGCGCTACTCCCGGGACTGCCCTGCACGAGTGTCGGCCCGGTCATCGGATTACTCCTATCAGCTCAAGATCTGCGGGCGCACGAACCATTGAACTTTTTTCGCCAGGTTCACGCGCGCTCCGATTATGCGCTTCGGTGAAGAGGCATCTCCGAGATTAGGGCGCGCACTCTCGCAGGGTCACTGATGGAAATCTGATGGTTCCGATTCAAATCATCGGAACGTCCATCTTTTACCCCGAATCATCCATTGTTTTCCGGCCCTCGTAACTGATTTGATTGCACTCAAATCGTACCCGCGTGCGGTCTCGATCGCCGCCTTGCTGATTTCCCAAAAGCCATGAAAGCTCGCAAACTTGAATCCCGTGGTGGCGAGGGATTTGCCTTGGTGATCTCTCTCAGCCTGATGGTGCTCTTGGTGGTGCTATCGGTCGGGATGCTGACGCTTTCCAGCATCAATCTTCGCACTTCCACTCGTGATTCCGATGCCGCCGAGGCCCGCGCGAATGCCCGGCTGGCACTGACGATGGCCATCGGCGACTTGCAAACCTCGCTTGGTCCGGATCAGCGGGTGAATGTTCCCGGCGGTCAGGTCGCCAGTGACGAGTCATCGCCGCGCCGCCACTGGACCGGGGTCTATGACAGTTGGCAGGGCAATGGTGCCCGGCCAAAGACCCCGGTGTTCGTCCGTTGGCTGGTTTCGGGAAATGAGGCGGCACTGCGGAAGGAAGACGCCGCGAGTTCGGTCGACATCGGGGCAGTCACCACGGCGATCTTAAAGGGAGAGACAAAAGATCGCATCGAGGCGGGTCTCGTGCCCATGGATGATCGCGCAGCGCTGGCTTGGTGGGTGGGCGATGAAAATGCGAAGGCGCGCCTGAACTGGAGGGCGGAATCAGGTGCCACCATCGCGGAATGGATGACCTCCGCCCAGAGTGTGATTGCGCCTGGGCACCAGTCCTCGACTGCGTTGGCTGCGGTGGATCCGGCGGACGAGCGGTTGGCCGGTTTACCGTCGCTCACGACCGGGGAGTTGCTCGGGGCCACGCAATCGTCGCGCCCCAGCTTGCGCCATGACTTCACCACCTGGTCCCGCGGGGTGGTCGCCAACGTGCGGGACGGCGGTCTGCGCAAAGACCTCTCATTCTACTTGGAAAAGCCCGAGGCATCCCGGCCGAAGGAGCCGCTCTATCAGAAAGGCGGCGTTCATTTCGGCGAGCTGTGGGCCTACTACAACCTCTGGCGCAAGCTGCAGCCCGGTGGCGGCAGCCATCCCGACGGCGGCAAGCTCCCGTCGAACGCGCCGCTGCTCAGTGGACTCAGCGACCCGGCCTCGGAGGCCGCCAGTCCCTTCGGTCCCTACAATCGCCCGCTGATGATCCGCATCGGATGGATGGTGTCGCTGCGCACCGATCCTCCTGCCAGCGGCCAGTCCACTTACGGGCTCAAGATGGTGCTCGATCCGATCGTCACCCTGTGGAATCCCTACGATGTTTCGCTGCGCATTCCCAATGGTTCGAATCCCGATACAAGCACCCATATGACGGTGCGTTTGTGGGGACTGCCGTATGATGTGGGAATCTACAAGAATGGCTCGCTGGTCGGCGGCGCGCGCAAGCATTTCAACACCCTGGTGGGAGCGGACTCCCTCACCTCCCTGGAAATCGGCGTAGCCGGAGGTGACCCGCTGGCGATCCGTCCGGGCGAAGTCCTGATCTATTCCCAAGCGGGCAGCCAGGAACTCGACGGGGCTCGCGTCACCCACGCGCCGGGGCGACTTGGCTGGGGCCGAAAGGGAGGGTTCGTCATCGATCTGAAATCGCCTTACGCCGCCGGCGAACGCGTGACGGTGGACATGGAGGCCTCGTCCCGCCGGGGTGCTGCGGATTGGGGACTGGTGGAGTTCCTGGAATGGGTCGGCAGGGACCTCAATCTTCCCGGACAGCCGCGCTGGGCGGGCGGGATGATGGTGGATCGCACCGGGTTCGGGAGTGCACTTAATGCTAGCGCGAATGTGAAACTCTTCCCACCGGTGGGGAAGATCGACTTGGGCACGGCTGCCGAGATTTCCGGGAAAGCAGGCAAGAAGCCTGTCGCTTTCTTCTCGTTGGCGATGCGTACGGAAGAGGACGCCCGCTTGCCTGGCCGGTTCCTTTCCCGTGTGACCCGTGGGGCGGGGGGGTATGACCTCCAGAGCCTGGACGATGCCGAACTGGCCAGCCAAGGGATGGAGGTGACGATGAAGCCTCTCGGCGGCAGCTTCGATAGCACTGGCTTCGACGTGCTGGGTGGAAGCGGCTTCTACGGCGGCAACTACCTCGCTTCCGCAGGCCAGCGCTACCTCATTGCCCAGTCGATTCCGCGCACGCCGATTCATTCGATCGCGGCCTTCCAGCATGCCGCAGCCAATGGCATCGGCGCGCTGAATAGCGGCGACGACGCCAATTACGTGCAACGCAAGTTGGAGCCGACGGTCGCGCAGATCATCGGCAACTCCCACGCGCTGCCGATTTTTTCGCCCTCGCGCGTCAGCGGCACTACCAATGGCGGCCTGCAAGCGATCGATCATTCCTACCACGCGAATCTGGAGCTATGGGACCGCTGGTTCTTTTCCTCGATCGCTCCGCACGAGTCGCCCGCTTATGTCGAGGCGAACAAGGTCGCCGGACAACGCCAGGTGCTTACCGATTTCGTCGAGCGCAAGGCCCCGCTCGCGAACCCGCGCATGGGCCTCTACGCGGGCAAGCAAACTCCGGAGCCAGTCGAGGATTTGTTCTCCGGCACCAAGCCCCGCACCGACGCGCACCTGCGCTCGGCTGCCCACCTGATGATCGACGGCGCGTTCAATGTGAACTCCACGAGCGTCCAGGCCTGGACCGCGATGCTCGCCAACCTTCGCGGCCGGCAAATTCCCGTTGCCTCGCCGCAGGGCAATTCCGGTGGCATCAACTGGACCACGCCCGCCGAGACGAATCCCATTCCCGCGTTGCTCGTGCCCGGATCCTCTTCCCTTGATGAAGAGGATCTCGCCAATACCGATCTCGAGGAGCAGTGGATGGGCTTCCGCAGTCTCGACGACGAACAACTTCGTGAACTTGCCGAGTCGATGGTGGAGGAGGTGAAGACCCGCGGTCCGTTCCTATCGCTCGCAGACTTCGTCAACCGCCGTCCCGGTACCGACAAGGAGCTGGCGAAATGTGGCGCCTTGCAAGCAGCGCTGGATGAGACGGTGAACGAGACGTTGACCAAGGGTGCGCGCTCCGTCGCGCAATCCGACTTGCCCGCCGGCCTGCCGTTCAAGGAAGCGGAGGAGGGTGCCCGGGCTGCCGGCATGGCGGGCTATGTCGACCAAGCGGACATTCTCACACGTCTCGGGCCTATGATCACCGTCCACTCGGACACCTTCACCGTCCGCGGCTATGGAGAAAAACGAGACGAGGCCGGCAAGCTGCTGGCCAGCGCCCGCTGTGAAGCCGTGGTCCAGCGCGTTCCGGAATACCTCGATACGAGCGACTTGGCCCATCTCACAAGGGCCCAGCTTAAAAGCGAATTGAACAAGCGCTTCGGCCGCCGTTTCGACATCGTTTCGTTCCGCTGGCTTGGCCGGGACGAGATCTGAACCGATCATCCATCATGCGCTCCATTCTCATTCTTCTTCTAACGCTCGCCTGCGCTCGCGGGCAGGGGGCCGGAACACCAGGCGAAGGACGCGGGCCAAAGGTCCGGCTCTGTGCCTTCGTGTTGCCGCCGGGCGACTTCGACTTTGCCCTCGGCGGTGACAAGATCGAGCCGGTGGAAGTCGAGATTCCGACCAATGGCTTCAGCCCGCCGATCATCGCGCCGGCCCGCGATTGCAAGCTCGGAACCATTGGCAAGCCGGGCCCGGATGGGAAGCGGCTCTTCAAGGCTATGTTCTCCTTGAGTCTTCCCGATCCCGGCAAGGCCTTCCTGGTGCTGCTGCTGCCGAAAGGCAACACCTTACAGTCAAAGGTCATACGTGCCGATGATCCGGCGATCAAGGAAGGCGATCTCCATCTTTTCAATCTCGCCGAGGCTCAGGTGGCGCTCCGCTTGAACGGTGCCGCGACCCTTCTCAATCCAAACGCCATGGAGCGGGTGAGCCCGCCGGTGGTCGCCGATGATGCCACCTATCAGGTCGAGTTCCATGCGAAGATCAAGGACGGGACCAAGCTGTTCGGAGCGACCCGCTGGGGTGCCGCGCCGAACCGACGTGCTTTCATCTTCGTGTTCAAGGATCCCAAGAACAGCCGCTACACGTATCGTGCCGTCGAGGAGTTCACGACGTGGACGAGCGAAGGGCAGGGGGGAACTGAAGAATTTCCAGGAGTTGCGAGGGGTCGCCCAGTTTTTGGGTTTTTCTGGGCGGCCCCTTGCACATCTCACCTAGACAATGCGGATCGTGGGTGCCGCCCACGCAGGCGCGCGGTGAACTTCCGGGCCGCCCCCAGGGAGGCAATGATTAAAGGCGGACCCGATGGGCGGTCTGTTAGAGGTTCGGATCCGTCGAGTCCACGGGTATCTTGTTGGTCATCTAAATCCTAAGATTGTCCATCTTTTTCCATGAATCATCCATTGTTCCGGCCGCTCCGTTTCTGATCCAATGATAACGAATGACGGTCGCGGTTTCCCGCCGCGCCTCGCCTCGCCGCCGCCCCCGTTGGAACTCCTTGTTGAACCGGTCTTCCGTGCCCTCCGATAGTTTTCCATTGCGTGAAAAGCACTGGCCAAAACCCGGAAACTTCGAACGCGGTCATCTCGGCATCGGATTCCTCCAGTATCTCAAAATTCCGATCATCCCATGAAAAAAACTCCTCGTTTCATCCAGCTCAGCATCCTTCTTGGATCCAGCTTCCAGACCACGCACGCCGCGGACAACACTTGGAATGGCAGCGCCAGTGCCGAGTGGGGCAACGCCGGCAATTGGACCGGTGGCATTCCTGACACCGTCACAGAGCGCGCGGTCTTCAACGGGACCGGCGGCCAGAATGCCGTGACCTTCGCCGCCGCGGTGGGTGGCGGAACCGGCTTCAATGGAATCCTGGTGGAAGGGACCCAGGCATCAGCGCTTTCGATCGACAACTCGACCGGCGCAGCCCTGAACTTCCGGTTGGCCGCCTCCTCGGGCATCACGATCAACTCCGGAGCGGCGGCATTCTCGCTGGGCACAGCCGGCGGCAATATCACCCTCGT from Luteolibacter arcticus includes the following:
- a CDS encoding discoidin domain-containing protein; its protein translation is MKNSVLLALCCLMASSSGRLKAQAVSIPSAPAPADVAAATLLESLPAGQFLHAAWVEGDHRFTPEVRAAFLAFSKAQAAAELAAAGETLPPDFLAWVDSDPLVEATVYGIKSRPANVLRILRSLDLDLGSEVVRKQYTQLALAMAVSNADAKDLAALGVSLTGRTVMKLVIPPNPLKPVDTKDPTRELDVNDHIINFLNSKPLEYEVKIKPAKKGDPVTVEKRNRPMVGADVIKSKELQQQFNTYMEERDQSARVDCLPPNPSLYAKMGPTVQASEMFRKTYLAKGLLPERDPVPTLAETCAFLIRNDQHVFAKETQRTWPIFPLKAPWPALVLLATQRDPLRECQEIWENYRDTGRATKGGPAYVGSIAQKPDLLRARSVAPLDFGYGSVQMMCKDGGVCGVVSGVSVRTQLALGRPAATTREPGHCGTTGVRFDAATNTYQFGSGLSPVLWPFSNPAATLTSPRRAATTGFAVNFGMPAFLDSMMAARLWSLLSPDDRQANGLELVKSGLDLNPYNILLTEAAADFDPRTQLRLIQWLAERQAAINKPGCPVFLLHVHEMFAKTALSKPVPQDKEACREIQAYLLEKKIGTPLALARYQTAVDGLPATLAKAEDVLNSHIASVRGAATCKATADLLHAASQQIPGKAEQRAWAKARLGDYAGHELYLSGKKIVTDACVPVLAKIAGEKVRPQAAMIPAFLESLTARLQADIEGTHDPRACQKLLAEVRVVLPQLTDAAQRRQWCEGLARLIGDRAPYQDLKRTVVKFDWKVTDCSRESTIRRGVATQAIDGNATSVWHTMNTKEDQGGLPQDFSVDMGEVKTLTGFTYLPRVTMSSGMVDHCAFFTSLDGSTWTLAAEGKFDDLLKSIKAGPEEQKVTFAPTPARYFKFVAKHVLKDDYCAVAEIGVIEEEDAPSR
- a CDS encoding glycoside hydrolase family 97 protein, which produces MHILNPTVLLALPLIGALPLSAAVVVERTLASPNGALVFTLERDEATQDLSHNVTYSGRPVITRGNLGIQIGETTVVADEGTIQKVAEKTIHTKWSDRFGERSEVPDHYREETLTLSHSDHGKFGVKLQIRVYDEGVALRYLIDGDGTVMGEFTSFPLPEATQVWISGSTQGHISKVPVTKMKSSVSPVLAEVAADLFAALGEAALIDGSRMGYTRSGTSTLDCKIAGRMAFSGSFTSAWRFVRVAPTPGALLEGNHFVLNLNEPSKLADTSWIRPGKVLREVTLTTQGSMASIDFAAAHKLEYIMFDAGWYGPENSAASDASKVNLDPKRSPGPLDLPAVIAYGKKKGVDVILYVNQRSLGPQLDKIVPLYQSWGVAGMKFGFVTVGSQSATRWLHHAVKKCGDHQLMVDIHDDFRPSGTSRTYPNLMTVEGIRGDEESPSNAAVLNSVFVRGLVGAGDQTNCYFAPRVKKMGSHASQLAKSVCIFSPWQFLYWYDRPAGAPQVGGAGNAASVLEEVPELTFFDRLPTTWDETRVIDGYPGSHATIARRKGKVWFLAGLNGSTARTFDVPLAFLDPSATYRAESFVDDPSIATTTKVRINQRQVDHKTTLTFPVAASNGFAAIFTAE
- a CDS encoding beta strand repeat-containing protein translates to MKPSRPAIAASKIAARTLTLPLIVLGLCDNSRAADFYWDANGVTAGTGGGGSWNTAGTWRDGSATGTLGNWVNGSSAIFGGTAGTVSGVAATAISVNQIKLTSAATFTGTNNLSFVGTYSDSVLAFDALGVTTSINLSQKITGTINGGLVLNGSATSTSVVAGDRLYLSNANNDFVGDVTVLGGKLHTTSFLGNVNNKVILIGGAYFNNGGTGSSRNIQVDAASVISSTISVAPTLSGAISGTGNLTYLTSGAVTLTLSGSMSGYSGTFENASTGGNINLGTTASGGKWKFSSNTTTTLTATNGDAIAHGTGAGAGNLLMNGGTLNMNGKSETINGLSGATGTVRNSLSATASTLTVGDGDATATYDGVLINGGTGTLAFTKIGNGTQTLGGNSTYTGGTTISAGTLLITGSLGNTAVTVGAAGTLGGDGTIGGGALHFEDGARFVFSTTETLTVNGTGGAGVTFVGFGVDDLIGLNSSVANGIYSLIDGTATVHTANLANFGIANAFDLGGGKSAYFELGSLNVVVIPEPKAALLGGIGVLALLRRRRPR